One genomic region from Muriicola soli encodes:
- a CDS encoding OsmC family protein: MTNHISTKWTGKMAFESNNPSGLDLTIDAGPEDGGEGNGYRPKALMLSSLAGCSGLDVVSLIDKMKLKVDKFHIEIFAELTDEHPKYYHKVHLEYHFYGKELDEKKLQKAVDLSVDKYCGVMEMFRRFAEVSAENIYHSG; the protein is encoded by the coding sequence ATGACAAACCATATAAGTACCAAATGGACAGGGAAGATGGCCTTCGAAAGTAATAATCCTTCAGGCCTTGATTTAACGATTGACGCAGGACCAGAAGATGGGGGTGAAGGGAATGGGTACAGGCCAAAGGCATTGATGCTCTCTTCCCTGGCAGGCTGTTCTGGTTTAGACGTGGTCTCCCTGATCGACAAAATGAAATTGAAAGTTGATAAGTTCCATATAGAAATTTTTGCTGAACTTACAGATGAACACCCCAAGTACTACCACAAAGTACATCTGGAATATCATTTTTACGGGAAAGAACTCGACGAGAAAAAGCTTCAAAAAGCCGTAGATCTGTCGGTTGACAAATACTGTGGCGTTATGGAAATGTTTCGCAGGTTTGCCGAGGTTTCTGCAGA